One stretch of Pseudomonas fragi DNA includes these proteins:
- the dusB gene encoding tRNA dihydrouridine synthase DusB, with translation MSAVRIGPYTLHNGLILAPMAGVTDQPFRQLCRRMGAGLVVSEMVTSDMSLWNSRKSRLRMIHDGDPEPRSVQIAGGDAQMLADAARANVELGAQIIDINMGCPAKKVCNKAAGSALLKDEALVNEILQAVVAAVDVPVTLKIRTGWDRDNKNGITVAKIAEQAGITALAVHGRTRADLYTGEAEYDTIAAIKQAVSIPVFANGDIDSPHKALHVLNATGADGLLIGRAAQGRPWIFREVDHFLRTGQLLPAPEMVEVERILLEHLAALHTFYGEVLGVRIARKHVGWYLATLPGAKEFRAHFNRLEDTEAQCANVQAFFAERHKSLVTGDEGWVAA, from the coding sequence ATGTCGGCGGTACGCATCGGCCCATATACATTGCACAACGGTTTGATTCTCGCCCCTATGGCGGGTGTCACCGACCAGCCCTTTCGTCAGCTTTGCCGACGCATGGGCGCAGGCCTGGTTGTTTCGGAAATGGTCACCAGTGACATGAGTCTCTGGAACAGCCGCAAATCGCGCCTGCGCATGATTCACGACGGTGATCCCGAGCCACGCTCGGTACAGATCGCCGGAGGCGATGCGCAAATGCTGGCAGACGCCGCCAGGGCCAATGTGGAACTGGGCGCACAGATTATTGATATCAACATGGGGTGCCCGGCAAAGAAGGTCTGCAACAAGGCCGCCGGCTCCGCGTTGCTGAAAGACGAAGCACTGGTAAACGAGATCCTGCAGGCCGTCGTGGCTGCGGTTGATGTGCCGGTTACCCTGAAGATCCGCACCGGCTGGGACCGGGACAACAAGAACGGCATCACGGTGGCAAAGATCGCCGAACAAGCCGGGATTACCGCCCTGGCGGTGCACGGCAGAACCCGCGCCGACCTGTACACCGGTGAAGCCGAGTACGACACCATTGCCGCGATCAAGCAGGCCGTGTCGATACCGGTGTTTGCCAACGGCGATATCGATTCACCCCACAAGGCCCTGCACGTGTTGAACGCGACCGGGGCCGACGGGCTGTTGATTGGCAGGGCGGCCCAGGGGCGGCCCTGGATTTTCCGCGAAGTCGATCACTTTCTGCGTACCGGGCAGCTGTTGCCGGCACCGGAGATGGTCGAAGTGGAACGTATTCTGCTAGAGCATCTGGCTGCATTGCATACCTTCTATGGGGAGGTACTGGGCGTACGCATTGCCCGCAAGCATGTCGGGTGGTATCTGGCAACCTTGCCGGGCGCCAAGGAGTTTCGCGCCCACTTCAATCGTTTAGAAGATACGGAAGCACAATGCGCCAACGTTCAGGCGTTTTTCGCCGAACGACACAAGAGCCTGGTAACAGGGGACGAAGGATGGGTGGCCGCATGA
- a CDS encoding hybrid sensor histidine kinase/response regulator, which yields MRWLRIAIAFTAALLATVLGMMPAQAAPSTSWSVLSDPQATLELSDVRSPRLSSQFSPVDLGRIGAAEPGEALWLRVHLQPDKHEQVLRLFAPDLARLDMYVFDDQKLISEINTGSALPTNNKPVPSSDYLLPLPQSGKPLDVYLRMVSDHQLRPHITLDTAVMLAASQSKPLLYGLLLGCMTMLLLHNLVRFAFSRSPSSLWLAICEALLMASSVLFLNLLDPWLGQWHGMQTPGAYLTLLLTAPCGLMFTYTFFASRGAHRLLKLLLLDILIIGLGGLLLLFIDNLPLNLITYALVGLASVSILAVSVYHWQKGYKPARMFVMAMVIFNIGTLVILPALLGLTLIAPQELVLALMCVVCISGLLMSFALSERNRSITQAQFSISRELAASTAEVNAKAEFLAKISHEIRTPMNGVLGMTELLLGTPLSVKQRDYVQTIHSAGNELLTLINEILDISKLESGQIELDDVQFDLNALIEDCLSIFRTKAEQQNVELISFIQPQVPRVISGDPTRLRQTLLSLLESSLKKTDEGEILIVVALEERSGPPRLRIAIQDSGQPMDEQERDALLHAELHSKNFLAATRLGGHLGLVIARQLIMLMGGEFGIKPGQTTGSNLWLTLPLDPQHLEHPTSDLDSPLKGARVLVVDDNDTCRKVLVQQCSAWGLNVSAAASGKEALALLRTKAHLRDYFDIVLLDQNMPGMTGMQLAAKIKEDPSLNHDILLVMLTGISNAPSKIIARNCGIKRILAKPVAGYTLKTTLADELTQRNKGHATAHTSANGPAVVPVSVPGDFRILVAEDNNISTKVIRGMLGKLNLHPDTACNGAEALKAMKTQRYDLVLMDCEMPVLDGFSATEQLRAWEVSHQRVRTPVVALTAHILTEHKERARQAGMDGHMSKPVELSQLRELVEYWVEQRELRQSRTQLS from the coding sequence GTGCGCTGGCTCAGGATCGCCATAGCTTTTACCGCTGCCTTACTGGCCACTGTGCTTGGCATGATGCCTGCGCAAGCCGCTCCGTCTACCAGTTGGTCGGTCTTGTCAGACCCGCAGGCCACGCTGGAACTGAGTGATGTCCGTTCCCCCCGCCTGTCCAGCCAGTTCAGCCCGGTCGACCTTGGCCGCATAGGGGCTGCTGAACCCGGCGAGGCCCTGTGGTTGCGAGTACACCTGCAACCCGACAAGCACGAACAGGTACTGCGGCTATTCGCCCCCGACCTGGCGCGCCTGGACATGTATGTGTTCGATGATCAAAAACTGATCAGCGAAATCAACACCGGCTCAGCATTACCCACCAATAACAAACCGGTGCCCAGCAGTGACTACCTGCTACCCCTGCCCCAAAGCGGCAAACCGCTGGATGTTTACCTGCGCATGGTCTCTGACCACCAACTGCGCCCGCACATTACCCTCGACACTGCCGTGATGCTGGCCGCCAGCCAGAGCAAACCCCTGCTCTATGGCCTGTTGCTGGGCTGCATGACGATGCTGTTGCTGCACAACCTTGTACGCTTTGCCTTTAGCCGTTCGCCCAGCAGCCTGTGGCTGGCGATCTGCGAAGCCCTGCTGATGGCCAGTTCAGTGCTGTTCCTGAATCTGCTCGACCCCTGGCTGGGCCAGTGGCACGGCATGCAAACCCCGGGGGCCTACCTGACCCTGCTGCTGACCGCACCTTGCGGGCTGATGTTCACCTATACCTTTTTCGCCAGTCGCGGCGCCCATCGGCTGCTCAAACTGCTGTTGCTGGACATCCTGATCATCGGCCTGGGCGGCCTGTTGCTGCTGTTTATCGACAACCTGCCGCTGAACCTCATCACCTACGCTCTGGTCGGGCTGGCAAGCGTCAGCATCCTGGCCGTATCGGTCTACCACTGGCAAAAGGGCTACAAGCCAGCGCGCATGTTTGTCATGGCGATGGTGATTTTCAATATCGGTACCCTGGTGATTCTCCCGGCACTGCTGGGCCTGACCCTGATCGCGCCACAGGAACTGGTGCTGGCGCTGATGTGTGTGGTGTGTATCAGCGGCTTGCTGATGAGCTTTGCCCTGAGCGAGCGCAACCGCAGCATCACCCAGGCGCAGTTCAGCATCAGCCGCGAGCTGGCGGCCAGCACGGCCGAGGTCAATGCCAAGGCCGAGTTCCTGGCCAAGATCAGCCACGAAATCCGCACCCCCATGAACGGTGTGCTGGGCATGACCGAATTGCTGCTGGGCACGCCACTGTCGGTCAAGCAGCGCGACTATGTGCAGACCATTCACAGCGCGGGCAATGAACTGCTGACCCTGATCAACGAAATTCTCGACATTTCCAAGCTTGAATCCGGGCAAATCGAGCTGGATGACGTGCAGTTCGACCTCAATGCCCTGATCGAAGATTGCCTGAGCATCTTCCGCACCAAGGCCGAACAGCAAAACGTCGAACTCATCAGCTTTATCCAGCCGCAAGTACCGCGGGTGATCAGCGGTGACCCGACCCGCTTGCGACAGACCCTGCTCAGCCTGCTTGAAAGCTCCCTGAAAAAGACCGACGAGGGCGAGATCCTGATTGTCGTGGCCCTTGAGGAACGCAGTGGCCCGCCGCGCCTGCGCATTGCCATCCAGGACTCCGGCCAGCCGATGGACGAACAGGAGCGCGACGCCCTGTTGCATGCCGAACTGCACAGCAAGAACTTCCTAGCCGCCACCCGCCTTGGCGGCCATTTGGGCCTGGTGATTGCTCGCCAGCTGATCATGCTGATGGGCGGCGAATTTGGCATAAAACCGGGGCAAACCACCGGCAGCAACCTGTGGCTGACCCTGCCCCTGGACCCGCAGCACCTGGAACACCCGACCTCGGACCTGGACAGCCCGCTCAAAGGCGCACGGGTGCTGGTGGTCGACGACAACGATACCTGCCGCAAAGTGCTGGTGCAGCAATGCTCCGCCTGGGGCTTGAACGTCAGCGCCGCCGCCTCGGGCAAGGAAGCCCTGGCCCTGCTGCGTACCAAGGCGCACTTGCGTGACTACTTCGACATCGTGTTGCTGGACCAGAACATGCCCGGCATGACCGGCATGCAACTGGCCGCCAAGATCAAGGAAGACCCGAGCCTGAACCACGACATCCTGCTGGTGATGCTCACCGGCATCAGCAACGCGCCGAGCAAGATCATTGCGCGCAATTGCGGCATCAAGCGCATCCTCGCCAAGCCGGTGGCCGGCTACACCCTCAAGACCACCCTGGCCGACGAGCTGACCCAACGTAACAAGGGCCATGCCACTGCACACACCTCGGCCAATGGCCCCGCCGTCGTGCCGGTGTCAGTGCCGGGCGACTTCCGCATTCTGGTGGCCGAAGACAACAACATCTCGACCAAAGTGATTCGCGGCATGCTGGGCAAGCTCAATTTGCACCCGGACACCGCCTGCAATGGCGCCGAAGCGCTCAAGGCGATGAAAACCCAGCGTTACGACCTGGTGCTGATGGACTGTGAGATGCCGGTACTCGACGGGTTTTCCGCCACCGAGCAACTGCGCGCCTGGGAAGTCAGCCATCAGCGCGTGCGCACTCCGGTGGTCGCGTTGACCGCGCATATCCTCACCGAACACAAGGAACGTGCGCGGCAGGCCGGTATGGACGGGCATATGTCCAAACCCGTGGAGCTGTCACAACTGCGTGAGCTGGTGGAATATTGGGTCGAACAACGTGAGTTGCGTCAATCCAGGACACAACTGTCCTAA
- the purD gene encoding phosphoribosylamine--glycine ligase: MNVLIIGSGGREHALAWKVAQDPRVAKVFVAPGNAGTAIEAKCENVAIDVLALEQLADFAEKNVSLTIVGPEVPLVAGVVDLFRARGLDCFGPTAGAAQLEGSKAFTKDFLARHKIPTADYQNFTEIEPALAYLQKVGAPIVIKADGLAAGKGVIVAMTLGEAEDAVRDMLAGNAFGEAGSRVVIEEFLDGEEASFIVMVDGKNVLPMATSQDHKRVGDGDSGPNTGGMGAYSPAPVVTADVHQRVMDLVIWPTVRGMAEEGNVYTGFLYAGLMIDKAGNPKVIEFNCRFGDPETQPVMLRLQSSLVLLVEAALAQALDKVEAQWDPRPSLGIVLAAGGYPGDYAKGAVIHGLDAAAKLEGKVFHAGTALNTAGEVVTSGGRVLCATAMGDTVEAAQHKAYELAKAIEWDGCFYRNDIGYRAIARERGDNQE; the protein is encoded by the coding sequence ATGAATGTTTTGATCATTGGCAGCGGTGGCCGCGAACACGCACTGGCCTGGAAAGTAGCTCAGGACCCACGTGTCGCCAAAGTATTCGTTGCCCCGGGCAACGCCGGCACCGCCATTGAAGCCAAGTGCGAAAACGTCGCCATCGACGTGCTGGCCCTTGAGCAACTGGCGGACTTCGCCGAGAAGAACGTTTCCCTGACCATCGTCGGCCCGGAAGTGCCGCTGGTTGCCGGTGTGGTTGACCTGTTCCGCGCCCGTGGCCTGGACTGCTTCGGCCCGACCGCTGGCGCCGCCCAGCTGGAAGGCTCCAAGGCGTTCACCAAGGACTTCCTGGCGCGTCACAAGATCCCGACCGCCGACTACCAGAACTTCACCGAAATCGAACCGGCCCTGGCTTACCTGCAGAAAGTCGGCGCGCCGATCGTGATCAAGGCTGATGGCCTGGCTGCCGGCAAAGGCGTAATTGTCGCCATGACCCTGGGAGAAGCCGAAGACGCCGTGCGTGACATGCTCGCAGGCAATGCCTTTGGCGAAGCCGGTTCGCGCGTAGTGATCGAAGAGTTCCTCGACGGCGAAGAAGCCAGCTTTATCGTAATGGTCGACGGCAAGAACGTATTGCCGATGGCTACCAGCCAGGACCACAAGCGCGTCGGCGACGGCGATAGCGGCCCGAACACCGGCGGCATGGGTGCTTACTCCCCTGCCCCGGTGGTCACCGCTGACGTTCACCAGCGCGTGATGGACCTGGTGATCTGGCCAACCGTGCGCGGCATGGCTGAAGAAGGCAACGTCTACACCGGCTTCCTGTACGCAGGGCTGATGATCGACAAGGCCGGCAACCCGAAGGTCATCGAGTTCAACTGCCGCTTTGGCGACCCGGAAACCCAACCAGTAATGCTGCGTCTGCAATCGAGCCTGGTGCTGCTGGTTGAAGCGGCATTGGCTCAAGCGCTGGACAAGGTTGAAGCGCAATGGGACCCACGCCCGAGCCTGGGCATTGTCCTGGCTGCTGGTGGCTACCCTGGCGACTACGCCAAGGGCGCGGTGATCCACGGCCTGGATGCAGCGGCCAAGCTGGAAGGCAAGGTGTTCCACGCAGGTACCGCACTCAACACCGCGGGTGAAGTCGTTACCTCTGGTGGCCGCGTACTGTGCGCAACCGCTATGGGCGACACCGTTGAAGCGGCTCAGCACAAGGCTTACGAGCTGGCCAAGGCGATTGAATGGGACGGTTGCTTCTACCGTAACGACATTGGTTACCGCGCCATTGCACGCGAACGCGGTGATAACCAGGAATAA
- the accC gene encoding acetyl-CoA carboxylase biotin carboxylase subunit — MLKPQKLEKVLIANRGEIALRILRACKEMGIKTVAVYSTADKELMHLGLADETVCIGPAPANLSYLHIPAIIAAAEVTGATAIHPGYGFLAENADFAEQVEKSGFAFIGPKADTIRLMGDKVSAKHAMIAAGVPTVPGSDGPLPEDPETALRIGREVGYPVIIKAAGGGGGRGMRVVNREEDLIEAAKQTREEAGAWFSNPMVYLEKYLTNPRHVEVQVLSDGQGNAIHLGDRDCSLQRRHQKVLEEAPAPGIDETARAEVLARCVQACVDINYRGAGTFEFLYENGRFYFIEMNTRVQVEHPVSEMVTGIDILKEMLSIAAGNKLSFTQADVNIHGHSLECRINAEDPATFMPSPGMVKHFHAPGGNGVRVDSHLYSGYKVPSNYDSLIGKLITWGSTRDEAMARMRNALDEIVVDGIKTNIPLHRDLVNDEGFCEGGVNIHYLEHKLANK; from the coding sequence ATGTTGAAGCCTCAGAAGCTGGAAAAAGTCCTGATCGCCAACCGTGGCGAGATTGCTTTGCGCATCCTGCGGGCGTGCAAGGAAATGGGGATCAAGACTGTCGCGGTGTACTCCACTGCCGACAAAGAGCTGATGCACCTGGGCCTGGCAGACGAAACCGTCTGCATCGGTCCGGCACCGGCCAACCTGTCTTACCTGCACATTCCGGCCATCATCGCGGCCGCGGAAGTGACCGGTGCCACGGCGATTCACCCGGGCTACGGCTTTTTGGCTGAAAACGCCGATTTCGCCGAACAGGTCGAAAAATCCGGTTTTGCCTTCATCGGCCCGAAAGCTGACACCATTCGCCTGATGGGCGACAAGGTTTCGGCCAAGCACGCCATGATCGCAGCTGGTGTTCCGACCGTTCCAGGTTCTGACGGCCCGCTGCCGGAAGATCCTGAAACCGCCCTGCGCATTGGCCGTGAAGTCGGCTACCCGGTGATCATCAAGGCCGCTGGCGGCGGCGGTGGTCGCGGCATGCGCGTGGTCAACCGTGAAGAAGACCTGATCGAAGCTGCCAAGCAGACCCGCGAAGAAGCCGGCGCCTGGTTCAGCAACCCGATGGTCTACCTGGAAAAATACCTGACCAACCCGCGTCATGTGGAAGTTCAGGTTCTTTCCGACGGCCAGGGCAATGCGATCCATCTGGGCGACCGCGACTGCTCGCTGCAACGTCGTCACCAGAAAGTACTGGAAGAAGCGCCAGCACCGGGCATCGACGAAACCGCACGCGCCGAAGTTCTGGCCCGTTGCGTACAGGCCTGCGTGGACATCAACTACCGCGGCGCGGGTACTTTCGAGTTCCTGTACGAGAACGGTCGCTTCTACTTCATCGAGATGAACACTCGTGTGCAAGTAGAGCACCCGGTATCCGAGATGGTCACTGGCATCGACATCCTCAAAGAGATGTTGAGCATTGCCGCCGGCAACAAGCTGTCCTTCACCCAGGCGGACGTGAACATTCACGGTCACTCGCTGGAGTGCCGGATCAACGCTGAAGATCCGGCGACGTTCATGCCAAGCCCTGGCATGGTCAAGCACTTCCACGCTCCGGGCGGCAACGGCGTTCGCGTCGATTCGCACCTGTACAGCGGCTACAAGGTTCCGTCCAACTACGACTCCCTGATCGGCAAGCTGATCACCTGGGGCTCGACCCGTGACGAAGCCATGGCGCGCATGCGCAATGCCCTGGACGAAATCGTGGTCGACGGCATCAAGACCAACATCCCGCTGCACCGCGACCTGGTGAATGACGAAGGCTTCTGCGAAGGCGGCGTCAACATTCACTACCTGGAACACAAACTGGCTAACAAGTAA
- a CDS encoding DUF3426 domain-containing protein encodes MSDSFVTQCPHCQTSFRVSHAQLGMARGVVRCGACLQVFNAAQQLLNQSTETGQPPAVDAPAVTTPEASEPAPVEATAPAVPVSPPAWQAHTIDLDHLDLDEELAKLEEREIQPSKSFGQPHTPKSTSLSARRETSDAEEGEWSDSLFSDSAADRAEHAKVAEGAAELAETGRTEPSLSLDLDEPDDTPPLQLSLDDDLEPPLAGERLSATDDEDDELPELAPVSKDRRKRSEPAMREDPLLDLVDDPLQLDWQKRRTPWGKRLLWTLLVLLAAAALAGQYIANHFDELARQDQYRPIFQQLCPQIGCTVPSKVDIDRIKSSNLVVRSHPEFAGALVVDAILYNRAPFSQPFPLLELRFADLNGKMIASRRFKPGEYLSGDMAKAEMPPQTPIHIALDILDPGPKAVNYSLSFHSPE; translated from the coding sequence ATGAGCGATAGCTTCGTTACCCAGTGCCCACATTGCCAGACCAGCTTTCGCGTCAGCCACGCCCAGTTGGGCATGGCACGCGGCGTGGTGCGCTGTGGCGCCTGCCTGCAAGTGTTCAATGCCGCCCAGCAACTGCTGAACCAGAGCACTGAAACAGGGCAGCCGCCCGCCGTGGATGCGCCTGCCGTCACCACGCCCGAAGCGAGCGAACCGGCACCCGTCGAGGCAACCGCCCCGGCCGTACCGGTCAGCCCGCCAGCGTGGCAGGCACACACGATCGACCTCGACCATCTGGATCTGGACGAAGAACTGGCCAAGCTCGAAGAGCGTGAAATCCAGCCCAGCAAAAGCTTCGGCCAACCGCACACGCCAAAAAGCACGTCCCTGAGCGCTCGACGCGAAACCTCTGATGCCGAAGAAGGTGAATGGTCTGACAGCCTGTTCAGTGACTCTGCCGCAGACCGCGCCGAACACGCCAAGGTTGCCGAAGGCGCTGCCGAGCTGGCTGAAACCGGGCGTACCGAGCCGTCGCTGTCACTGGACCTCGACGAACCGGACGACACCCCGCCGCTCCAGCTGTCCCTGGACGACGACCTCGAACCACCGCTGGCGGGCGAACGCCTGTCTGCCACCGATGACGAGGACGACGAACTCCCTGAGCTTGCGCCCGTGAGCAAGGACAGGCGCAAGCGCAGCGAGCCGGCCATGCGCGAAGACCCGCTGCTGGATCTGGTGGACGACCCGCTGCAACTGGACTGGCAAAAGCGCCGCACCCCCTGGGGCAAGCGCCTGCTCTGGACGCTGCTGGTGCTGCTGGCTGCCGCAGCCCTGGCCGGGCAGTACATCGCCAATCACTTCGATGAGCTGGCGCGCCAGGACCAGTACCGCCCGATCTTCCAGCAGTTATGCCCGCAGATCGGCTGTACGGTGCCGTCCAAGGTTGATATCGACCGGATCAAGAGCAGCAACCTGGTGGTGCGCAGCCACCCCGAATTTGCCGGAGCGCTGGTGGTGGATGCCATCCTCTACAACCGCGCGCCGTTCTCCCAGCCCTTTCCGCTACTGGAACTGCGCTTTGCCGACCTCAACGGCAAAATGATCGCCAGTCGTCGGTTCAAACCCGGTGAATACCTCAGCGGCGATATGGCCAAAGCCGAAATGCCGCCGCAAACCCCTATCCATATAGCCCTGGACATCCTCGACCCAGGCCCGAAGGCCGTGAACTACAGCCTGAGTTTTCATTCTCCTGAATAA
- the prmA gene encoding 50S ribosomal protein L11 methyltransferase: MPWLQVRLAISPEQAETYEDAFLEVGAVSVTFMDAEDQPIFEPELNTTPLWSHTHLLALFEGGTEAELVLSHLELLTGSPLPEHHAEVIEDQDWERSWMDNFHPMRFGQRLWIVPSWHAAPEPDAVNLLLDPGLAFGTGTHPTTALCLEWLDGQDLKDCTVLDFGCGSGILAIAAMLLGAKHAVGTDIDVQALEASRDNANRNGVDPQLFPLYLPEDMPQVQADVVVANILAGPLVSLAPQLSSLVKPGGRLALSGILAEQGEEVAAAYAQDFDLDPIANRDGWVRISGRRR, translated from the coding sequence ATGCCTTGGCTGCAAGTACGCCTCGCCATCAGCCCGGAACAAGCCGAAACCTACGAAGACGCGTTCCTCGAAGTCGGTGCTGTCTCGGTTACGTTCATGGACGCCGAAGACCAACCGATCTTCGAACCTGAACTCAACACCACCCCGCTGTGGTCGCACACCCACTTGCTGGCACTGTTCGAAGGCGGCACCGAAGCCGAACTCGTACTGTCCCATCTGGAACTGCTGACCGGTTCGCCACTGCCTGAACATCATGCCGAAGTGATCGAAGACCAGGATTGGGAACGCAGCTGGATGGACAACTTCCACCCGATGCGTTTCGGCCAGCGCCTGTGGATCGTGCCAAGCTGGCACGCAGCGCCCGAGCCGGATGCCGTCAACCTGCTGCTGGACCCGGGCCTGGCCTTCGGCACCGGCACTCACCCGACCACCGCGCTGTGCCTGGAATGGCTGGACGGCCAGGACCTGAAAGACTGCACCGTGCTGGACTTCGGCTGCGGCTCGGGCATTCTGGCCATCGCCGCCATGCTGCTTGGCGCCAAGCACGCGGTGGGCACCGACATCGACGTCCAGGCGCTGGAAGCCTCGCGCGACAACGCCAACCGCAACGGCGTCGATCCGCAGCTGTTCCCGCTGTACTTGCCTGAAGACATGCCACAAGTGCAGGCCGACGTCGTAGTCGCCAACATCCTCGCCGGCCCGCTGGTTTCCCTGGCCCCGCAACTGTCCAGCCTGGTCAAGCCGGGTGGTCGCCTGGCACTGTCGGGCATCCTCGCCGAACAGGGCGAAGAAGTGGCGGCAGCTTACGCCCAGGACTTCGATCTGGACCCGATTGCCAATCGCGATGGCTGGGTACGCATCAGCGGCCGTCGGCGCTAG
- the purH gene encoding bifunctional phosphoribosylaminoimidazolecarboxamide formyltransferase/IMP cyclohydrolase produces the protein MTDQTTRLPIRRALISVSDKTGILDFARELEALGVEILSTGGTFKLLQDNGVAAVEVADYTGFAEMMDGRVKTLHPKIHGGILGRRGIDDDIMSEHGIKPIDLVAVNLYPFEATISKPGCDLPTAIENIDIGGPTMVRSAAKNHKDVAIVVNASDYANVLENLKAGGLTYAQRFDLMLKAFEHTAAYDGMIANYLGTVNQAAETLSTEDRGLFPRTFNSQFIKAQEMRYGENPHQKAAFYVEAKPTEVSIATATQLQGKELSFNNVADTDAALECVKSFVKPACVIVKHANPCGVAVSPDAEGGIRQAYELAYATDTESAFGGIIAFNRELDAETAKAIVERQFVEVIIAPSVSEEARAIVAAKANVRLLACGEWSAERTPAWDFKRVNGGLLVQSRDIEMIGSEDLKVVTKRAPTEQEINDLIFAWKVAKYVKSNAIVYAKGRQTIGVGAGQMSRVNSARIAAIKAEHAGLQVQGAVMASDAFFPFRDGIDNAAKAGITAVIQPGGSMRDNEVIAAADEAGIAMVFTGMRHFRH, from the coding sequence ATGACCGATCAGACTACCCGCCTGCCGATCCGCCGCGCTCTAATCAGCGTTTCCGACAAAACCGGAATCCTTGATTTCGCCCGTGAACTGGAAGCCCTCGGCGTCGAGATCCTGTCCACTGGCGGTACGTTCAAGCTGCTGCAAGACAACGGCGTTGCCGCTGTTGAAGTCGCGGACTACACCGGCTTTGCAGAAATGATGGACGGTCGGGTGAAAACCCTGCACCCGAAAATCCACGGTGGCATCCTGGGCCGTCGCGGCATTGACGATGACATCATGAGCGAGCACGGCATCAAGCCGATCGACCTGGTCGCGGTTAACCTCTACCCGTTCGAAGCCACCATCTCCAAGCCGGGTTGCGACCTGCCGACCGCCATCGAGAACATCGATATCGGCGGCCCGACCATGGTTCGCTCGGCAGCGAAAAACCACAAAGACGTGGCCATCGTGGTCAATGCCAGCGATTACGCCAACGTGCTGGAAAACCTCAAGGCCGGTGGCCTGACCTACGCACAGCGTTTCGACCTGATGCTTAAGGCGTTTGAACACACCGCCGCCTACGACGGCATGATCGCCAACTACCTGGGCACCGTGAACCAGGCCGCTGAAACACTGAGCACCGAAGACCGCGGCCTGTTCCCGCGCACCTTCAACAGCCAGTTCATCAAGGCCCAGGAAATGCGCTACGGCGAGAACCCGCACCAGAAAGCGGCGTTCTATGTTGAAGCCAAGCCGACCGAAGTCAGCATCGCGACGGCAACCCAGCTGCAAGGCAAGGAACTGTCGTTCAACAACGTGGCCGACACCGACGCCGCGCTGGAATGCGTAAAAAGCTTCGTCAAGCCAGCCTGCGTCATCGTCAAGCACGCTAACCCGTGCGGCGTGGCCGTAAGCCCGGACGCCGAAGGCGGCATCCGCCAGGCCTACGAGCTGGCGTACGCCACTGATACCGAATCGGCATTCGGCGGCATCATCGCCTTCAACCGTGAACTGGACGCCGAAACGGCCAAGGCCATCGTTGAGCGCCAGTTCGTTGAAGTGATCATCGCCCCATCGGTTAGCGAAGAAGCTCGCGCCATTGTGGCTGCCAAAGCCAATGTGCGCCTGCTGGCCTGTGGCGAGTGGAGCGCAGAGCGCACCCCGGCCTGGGACTTCAAACGCGTTAATGGCGGTTTGCTGGTTCAAAGCCGCGACATCGAAATGATCGGCAGCGAAGACCTCAAAGTCGTGACCAAGCGTGCCCCGACCGAGCAAGAGATCAACGACCTGATCTTTGCCTGGAAAGTAGCCAAGTACGTCAAGTCCAACGCCATTGTCTACGCCAAGGGCCGTCAGACCATCGGTGTCGGCGCAGGCCAGATGAGCCGCGTAAACTCGGCCCGTATCGCTGCGATCAAGGCTGAACACGCCGGCCTGCAAGTGCAGGGCGCTGTGATGGCATCGGACGCATTCTTCCCGTTCCGTGACGGCATCGACAACGCCGCCAAGGCCGGTATCACTGCTGTGATCCAGCCGGGCGGCTCGATGCGTGACAACGAAGTGATTGCTGCCGCTGACGAAGCCGGCATTGCGATGGTGTTCACCGGCATGCGCCACTTCCGTCACTAA
- the fis gene encoding DNA-binding transcriptional regulator Fis has translation MTMMTETLVSGTTPVSDNVNLKQHLNTPSEEGQTLRGSVEKALHNYFAHLEGAEVTDVYNLVLSEVEAPLLECVMNYVKGNQTKASELLGLNRGTLRKKLKQYDLL, from the coding sequence ATGACGATGATGACCGAGACATTAGTGAGTGGAACAACGCCCGTGAGCGACAACGTCAACTTGAAACAGCACCTCAATACACCGAGCGAAGAAGGTCAGACCCTTCGCGGGAGTGTCGAAAAGGCGCTGCACAATTATTTCGCCCACCTGGAGGGCGCTGAAGTCACGGACGTCTACAACCTGGTACTTTCCGAAGTCGAGGCTCCCCTTCTCGAGTGCGTCATGAACTACGTCAAGGGCAACCAGACCAAGGCCTCCGAGCTGCTGGGCCTCAATCGCGGCACCTTGCGCAAAAAGCTCAAACAGTACGATCTGCTGTAA